A stretch of Apodemus sylvaticus chromosome 18, mApoSyl1.1, whole genome shotgun sequence DNA encodes these proteins:
- the Tma16 gene encoding translation machinery-associated protein 16, translated as MPKGLKGKMVGREKKVIHPYSRKAAQMTRESHRQDKKERLKTERALRLNLIGDKLQWFHSHLDTKKTRYSKKDACELVERYLARFSSELEQIELHNSIKDRQGRRHHSREAAIKQTMERERQQYEGYGFEIPDILDSNTLQTFREWDFDLKKLPNIKMRKLCANDAVPKKRKQKNILNIEKDLGELELSGETGEATDGRLEPVSESSDTDEEMTAVPDSPH; from the exons ATG CCTAAAGGACTGAAAGGAAAAATGGTAGGACGGGAGAAAAAAGTCATCCATCCATACAGTAGAAAAGCAGCTCAGATGACACGGGAGTCCCACAGGCAGGACAAGAAGGAAAG ATTGAAGACTGAGAGGGCCTTGCGTCTCAACCTTATTG GTGACAAACTTCAGTGGTTTCACAGTCATCTGGatacaaaaaaaacaagatattcaaaGAAAGATGCCTGTGAATTAGTTGAAAG gtaCTTGGCTCGGTTCAGCAGTGAGCTGGAGCAGATTGAGTTACACAACAGCATCAAGGACAGGCAGGGAAGGCGGCACCATTCCCGCGAGGCCGCCATCAAGCAGACCATGGAGCGTGAGCGGCAGCAGTACGAAGGCTATGGCTTTG agatccCAGACATTTTAGACTCTAATACTCTGCAGACTTTCCG GGAATGGGATTTTGATCTGAAGAAATTGCCAAACATCAAAATGAGGAAACTTTGTGCTAATGATGCAGTTCCTAAGAAGcgcaaacagaaaaatattttaaatatagaaaaggaTTTAGGAGAATTAGAACTATCAGGGGAAACTGGAGAAGCTACAGATGGGAGACTGGAACCAGTAAGTGAATCAAGTGACACAGATGAAGAAATGACCGCAGTGCCTGACAGCCCTCATTGA